AACGGCGAAGGGCCACGGGGGACTGTGCGTCAGGGGCCGCTTCGGATTCGAGTCCATCGACAGCAAGGCGCGGCTCAAGCAGCCGCTCGTTCGTGAAGGCAATCGGCTCGTTGAGAAACCGTGGCTGGAGACGATGCATCTGCTCGTCGACCGGCTTGCCGAGATCAAGCGGAAGCATGGTTCCGGCGCCATCGCCGGTCTGATCGCGGCGCGATGTACGAACGAAGAAGCGTATTTGTTTCAAAAACTCATGCGCGTCGGATTCGGGAGCAATCATCTCGACAGCAGCGCCCGCTACGGCCATATGAATTTCGTGCACGCGATGAAGCGCGCGGTCGGAATCGGACGGTCGCTCAACGGCTGGGAGGAGTTCACCAAAGCCAAGGCCGTCCTTTTGATCGGTTCGAACGTGACCGAGACCAACCCGCTGACGTCGGTGCGGATCAAGGAAGCCATCCGCGTGTACAAAGCGCAGGTGGTGACGCTGGACTCCGCCGTCACGAACATGGCCAAGCTGGCCTCCCATCCGTTCTTGATCAAGCCGGGTACGGAGGGGTCGGTGATCGACGGACTCGTGAAGACCGTGATCGACCGGGATTTGATCGATGAGGAGGTCGTGCGCAAGCACCCCGAGGCGTTCGGTGCGCTGAAGGCGGCCGTCGCCGACCTGTCGCTTGAAGAGATTGCCTCCCGAACGGGTGTATCCGTCGAGGCGTTTCACGAGATCGCGCAGATCTTCGCCGAGTCGCCGCGATCGATCATTCTCTGCGCCGAGGGCATCGTCAGAAAGGCCGACGGGTACCGCAACGTGTTGAAGCTCGTCGACTTGGCGTGGATCACCGGCAAACTTGGCCGCCCCGGATGCGGCGTGAATACCGTCACGGAAGAGCCGAACGAACAGGGCGTCGTTGATATGGGAGCGGCTCCCGAGTTCTTGCCAGGCCAGGCTCGGTTCGATGATCCGATCGCGCGCGAACGTTTTGAGAGGGCCTGGAGCGCATCGCTCCCCGCCCCAGGAACCGGATTGCGCCTGGTCGACATTCTTCAGGGATGCAAGACGGGCACGATCAAGGCGTTGTACGTGTTGGGAGAAAATCCGCTGGCGACGCTTCCGGCTTCCATGGAGATCCGGTCAGCCTTGGAAGGGCTCGAATTGCTGGTGGTGCAGGATCCGTTTCTCACGGAAACGGGCAGGATGGCGCACGTCGTGCTCCCCGCCTGCACCTACGCGGAGAAGGACGGCACGTTTACGAACTTGGAGGGCCGTGTGCTCCGCGTCCGTCAGGCGCTGGACCCGATCGGAGAGAGCCTGCCGGATTGGCATATCATGACCGCGCTGGCCAACGCGATGGGCTGCCAGTGGGAATATCAATCCGTCAACGACATTCAGGCCGAGGTCAGAAAGTTGGTGCCCGGCTATTACAACCTGGGTCAGCCTCGCAAAGTCGAGCCGCTGCCGGATGACTACCTTGCGAACGGGTACGCTGCGGACGTCCGTGCCCGCTATGCGGCGGGGGCCGATCCCGGAGAGGGCGCCCGTCCCTTTTCGTTGCAAATGGGGCAGGTGCTCACCCATTCGGGCAAGCTGTCGACTGAAGCTCCCGGTCTGATGAAGATCGCTCCCAACACCGGGAAACTGCGCATGAATCCTCTTGACATGGAACGGCTTGGAGTGCGGGATGGTGTCAAGGTCCGCGTCACGTCCGAACGCGGCTCCCTCCAGATCGGCGTCGAGCCGGATCAATCCGTCGCACCGGGGACCTGTTTTTTTCCGGAGCATTTCAACGAACCGCCCGTGAAAGATCTGATGACCGTGTCGGTCGATGCCGTGACCGGCGCGCCCGCGTTCAAGCAGTGCCGGGTCAGCATTGAGCCGGCGTGATCGAATGGAAGCAGCCCGATGGCGACGGAGTAGGAGACGACCATGAGCGTGGGTGCCTTGACGAAGAAGATCGTGCAAGCGGCTCTCTTCCATGAGATTTGGACGGCGATGAAAGTGACGTTTCGCCACATGTTTCACCGTCCGATCACCTTTCAATATCCGCGCGAGCAGCGGACGATTCCCGATACCCATCGGGGCGCCTTGGGACTGCTCCGTTACGACGACGGGCGGGAACGATGCGTGGGATGCGATCTCTGCGAGGCGGCGTGCCCCTCGCGCTGCATCAAGGTGATCAGCGCGGAGGACGAGGCCCGTCCCCTTCAGCGGTACGCGGTCGAATTCTACATCGACATCACCAAATGCGTGTTTTGCGGCTATTGCGTCGAGGCGTGCCCGGTGAACGCGCTCGCCATGACGAAAATGTATGAATTTTCCACTCATGACAAACGGGCCTTGCTGTTCGACAAAAAGAAACTGTATGAAATCGGCGAGCGTCATCTGGAAGACGGCAAGAAATATCTCTACGCCCATAATCAGGAACAGAACGTCGAGGAGAGCCGCGAGTATCGGTACTACTTTCCGCAGTCCGTGCTCCGATCCACGCAACCGCCTCCGAAGCATCTGAGCTGAGCCATCGACATGATCGTGGTGTTTTTTGCGTATTTCGCAGTGGTCAGTATTGTCGCCGCCGTGCTGACGGTGTCGCTCAGAAATCCGGTTCACTGCGGGCTTGCCCTGCTGGCTTTGTTGATGCACGTGTCCGGCCTCTTCGTGCTGCTGAACGCCGAATTTCTCTGGGCCGTCCAGGTCATCGTCTATGCGGGCGCCATTTTGGTGTTGTACCTGTTCGTCTTGATGCTGCTGAATCTCAAAACCGACGAGCGCTATCTCCATTCGTC
This sequence is a window from Candidatus Nitrospira inopinata. Protein-coding genes within it:
- a CDS encoding molybdopterin-dependent oxidoreductase, whose translation is MGLKPATNPDVEAATIELTIDGNRVVAKDGVSLYDVISMTGKIIPAMCYHYTFDPFGSCGMCLVMQEGKKAPVRSCTAKAAAGMVIRTEGEDLFLARKKAVEKHLSVHPLDCPVCDADGHCELQDMAFEHGVTNLPNAKQKFIPEDTRSLVLDFNMNRCIACAECINVCKDVLMIDALQFMKKGGFNQVVPKGDVALQCEFCGDCLAVCPVGAITNKFSKYLYKPWQMKKTATTCNYCGDGCQLYLETKDEEVIRVTSPLSWKNKWGDRAETAKGHGGLCVRGRFGFESIDSKARLKQPLVREGNRLVEKPWLETMHLLVDRLAEIKRKHGSGAIAGLIAARCTNEEAYLFQKLMRVGFGSNHLDSSARYGHMNFVHAMKRAVGIGRSLNGWEEFTKAKAVLLIGSNVTETNPLTSVRIKEAIRVYKAQVVTLDSAVTNMAKLASHPFLIKPGTEGSVIDGLVKTVIDRDLIDEEVVRKHPEAFGALKAAVADLSLEEIASRTGVSVEAFHEIAQIFAESPRSIILCAEGIVRKADGYRNVLKLVDLAWITGKLGRPGCGVNTVTEEPNEQGVVDMGAAPEFLPGQARFDDPIARERFERAWSASLPAPGTGLRLVDILQGCKTGTIKALYVLGENPLATLPASMEIRSALEGLELLVVQDPFLTETGRMAHVVLPACTYAEKDGTFTNLEGRVLRVRQALDPIGESLPDWHIMTALANAMGCQWEYQSVNDIQAEVRKLVPGYYNLGQPRKVEPLPDDYLANGYAADVRARYAAGADPGEGARPFSLQMGQVLTHSGKLSTEAPGLMKIAPNTGKLRMNPLDMERLGVRDGVKVRVTSERGSLQIGVEPDQSVAPGTCFFPEHFNEPPVKDLMTVSVDAVTGAPAFKQCRVSIEPA
- the nuoI gene encoding NADH-quinone oxidoreductase subunit NuoI, which gives rise to MSVGALTKKIVQAALFHEIWTAMKVTFRHMFHRPITFQYPREQRTIPDTHRGALGLLRYDDGRERCVGCDLCEAACPSRCIKVISAEDEARPLQRYAVEFYIDITKCVFCGYCVEACPVNALAMTKMYEFSTHDKRALLFDKKKLYEIGERHLEDGKKYLYAHNQEQNVEESREYRYYFPQSVLRSTQPPPKHLS